The Streptomyces sp. NBC_01197 genome window below encodes:
- a CDS encoding MFS transporter: MTSQTTVDPAPQDIAAPPVKGLRGHPWLTLFSVAIGVMMVALDGTIVAIANPAIQKDLGATFAQIQWITNGYFLALAVALITAGKLGDRFGHRQTFLIGVVGFAAASGAIGFSNSVSLVVTFRVLQGLFGALLMPAALGLLRATFPAEKLNMAIGLWGMVIGASTAGGPIIGGLLVQHVSWQSVFFINVPVGVIALVVGVVILKDHRAENAPKSFDIMGILLLSAAMFCLVWALIKAPAWGWGDGKVWIFLAVSLVCFAAFAYWETKVREPLIPMALFRSVPLSAGVVLMVLMAIAFMGGLFFVTFYLQNVHGMSPVDAGLHLLPLTGMMIVASPLAGAVITKLGPRIPLAGGMVCTAVAMYGMSTLGTDTGSVNMSIWFALLGLGLAPVMVGATEVIVGNAPMELSGVAGGLQQAAMQIGGSLGTAVLGAVMASKVDSALPVKWADAKLPPFGPGQLDQASQAVQVGMAPVPPHAPAGLAAKITGVAHDTFMSGMGLACLVATGVAVVAVFVALLTKRGDNPEAAAGAAHI; this comes from the coding sequence ATGACTAGTCAGACCACTGTCGACCCGGCGCCGCAGGATATTGCGGCGCCGCCGGTCAAGGGGCTCCGCGGCCACCCTTGGCTGACGCTCTTCTCCGTGGCCATCGGCGTGATGATGGTCGCGCTCGACGGCACGATCGTCGCGATCGCCAACCCGGCCATCCAGAAGGATCTCGGGGCCACCTTCGCCCAGATCCAGTGGATCACCAATGGCTACTTCCTCGCCCTCGCGGTGGCGCTGATCACCGCGGGCAAGCTCGGTGACCGCTTCGGCCACCGCCAGACCTTCCTCATCGGCGTGGTCGGCTTCGCCGCCGCGTCCGGCGCCATCGGCTTCTCCAACAGCGTCAGCCTGGTCGTGACCTTCCGGGTCCTCCAGGGGCTGTTCGGTGCGCTGCTGATGCCCGCCGCGCTCGGCCTGCTGCGCGCCACCTTCCCCGCCGAGAAGCTCAACATGGCCATCGGCCTCTGGGGCATGGTCATCGGCGCCTCCACCGCGGGCGGCCCGATCATCGGCGGCCTGCTCGTCCAGCACGTCAGCTGGCAGTCGGTCTTCTTCATCAATGTGCCGGTCGGTGTGATCGCGCTCGTCGTGGGTGTGGTGATCCTCAAGGACCACCGGGCCGAGAACGCCCCGAAGTCCTTCGACATCATGGGCATCCTGCTGCTGTCGGCGGCCATGTTCTGTCTGGTCTGGGCGCTCATCAAGGCCCCGGCGTGGGGCTGGGGCGACGGCAAGGTCTGGATCTTCCTGGCGGTCTCGCTGGTCTGTTTCGCGGCCTTCGCGTACTGGGAGACGAAGGTCAGGGAGCCGCTCATCCCGATGGCGCTCTTCCGCTCGGTGCCGCTCTCCGCGGGTGTGGTGCTTATGGTGCTCATGGCCATCGCCTTCATGGGCGGACTCTTCTTCGTCACCTTCTATCTCCAGAACGTGCACGGTATGAGCCCGGTCGACGCCGGTCTCCATCTGCTGCCGCTCACCGGCATGATGATCGTCGCCTCCCCGCTCGCGGGCGCGGTGATCACCAAGCTCGGCCCGCGTATCCCGCTGGCCGGCGGCATGGTCTGCACCGCGGTCGCGATGTACGGCATGTCCACGCTGGGGACCGACACCGGCAGCGTCAACATGTCGATCTGGTTCGCGCTGCTCGGCCTGGGGCTCGCCCCGGTCATGGTCGGCGCCACCGAGGTCATCGTCGGCAACGCCCCGATGGAGCTCTCCGGTGTCGCCGGTGGTCTCCAGCAGGCCGCCATGCAGATCGGCGGCAGCCTCGGTACGGCGGTGCTCGGTGCGGTCATGGCCTCCAAGGTCGACAGCGCCCTGCCGGTCAAGTGGGCGGATGCCAAACTTCCTCCGTTCGGGCCCGGTCAGCTGGACCAGGCGTCGCAGGCCGTCCAGGTCGGCATGGCCCCGGTGCCGCCGCACGCGCCGGCCGGACTCGCCGCGAAGATCACCGGTGTCGCGCACGACACGTTCATGTCCGGCATGGGCCTGGCCTGCCTGGTCGCCACCGGCGTCGCGGTCGTGGCCGTCTTCGTGGCCCTGCTCACCAAGCGCGGTGACAACCCGGAGGCTGCCGCGGGCGCTGCCCACATCTGA
- a CDS encoding peptidase inhibitor family I36 protein, which yields MNTALTGTTAPTQRTAPSAGIRKALLRTTLTTVTAGIVTTTVLAAPQALAPHTALAASQPRMGECATGELCLWEKDAFKGARRTYDLSGTGIDSCTPLPAGTTAQSVANRTGRPVTTYQSAECAETGEFETYPGGGTWLPHSPYQVRAFKIWES from the coding sequence ATGAACACCGCACTCACCGGGACCACCGCTCCGACGCAGCGCACGGCGCCTTCGGCCGGCATCCGTAAGGCGCTGCTCCGTACGACCCTCACGACCGTCACGGCCGGGATCGTCACGACCACCGTGCTCGCCGCGCCCCAGGCGCTCGCCCCGCACACCGCGCTGGCCGCCTCGCAGCCCCGGATGGGGGAGTGCGCGACCGGCGAGCTCTGCCTCTGGGAGAAGGACGCCTTCAAGGGCGCCCGCCGCACCTACGACCTCTCCGGCACCGGCATCGACAGCTGTACGCCGCTTCCCGCGGGTACCACCGCCCAGTCCGTCGCCAACCGCACAGGGCGCCCGGTCACCACGTACCAGTCCGCCGAGTGCGCGGAGACCGGCGAGTTCGAGACGTACCCGGGCGGCGGCACCTGGCTGCCGCACTCCCCGTACCAGGTGCGGGCGTTCAAG